A genomic stretch from Halopiger aswanensis includes:
- the nadA gene encoding quinolinate synthase NadA, translating into MVTMETTELDTDLSLFKYDNLEQLPPRYRELDADERTERIEAALEELGDDVVVLGHNYQRREIVEHADFVGDSYQLSKEAANADAEYVIFGGVTFMAESADIITDDDQTVILPSMEASCPMAGMAEALQVDSAWAEITDAAPDADIVPITYMNSYADLKAFCASQGGLVCTSSNAHKAFEYAFDKGDKVLFLPDKHLGENTAHRLGMEDEIVEWDPWDPEGKDAAEVAQRDIILWDGYCQVHERFREEHIDQIREDHPEANVVVHPECRREVVEAADVVGSTSTICETVANADSGETWAIGTEIHLTNHLQRWHPEVEVLPLCGEACMDCNAMRQIDPNYLTWVLEELVAGRERNVIEVAPEEKELAEVALDRMLEI; encoded by the coding sequence ATGGTCACAATGGAAACGACGGAACTGGATACTGATCTGAGTCTGTTCAAATACGACAACCTCGAGCAGCTACCGCCGCGCTACCGGGAGCTCGACGCGGACGAGCGAACGGAGCGCATCGAGGCGGCGCTCGAAGAGTTGGGCGACGACGTCGTCGTGCTGGGGCACAACTATCAGCGCCGGGAGATCGTCGAGCACGCGGACTTCGTCGGCGACTCCTACCAGCTCTCGAAGGAGGCCGCGAACGCGGACGCCGAGTACGTGATCTTCGGCGGCGTGACGTTCATGGCCGAGAGCGCCGATATCATCACGGACGACGACCAGACGGTGATTCTCCCGTCGATGGAGGCGTCGTGTCCGATGGCCGGGATGGCCGAGGCCCTGCAGGTCGACAGCGCGTGGGCCGAGATCACCGATGCCGCGCCCGACGCCGACATCGTGCCGATCACCTACATGAACTCCTACGCGGACCTGAAGGCCTTCTGCGCGAGCCAGGGCGGGCTCGTCTGTACCTCCTCGAACGCGCACAAAGCCTTCGAGTACGCCTTCGACAAGGGCGACAAGGTCCTGTTCCTCCCCGACAAGCACCTCGGGGAGAACACCGCGCACCGACTCGGCATGGAAGACGAGATCGTCGAGTGGGACCCGTGGGACCCCGAGGGGAAGGACGCCGCGGAGGTCGCCCAGCGCGACATCATCCTCTGGGACGGCTACTGCCAGGTTCACGAGCGCTTCCGCGAGGAGCACATCGACCAGATTCGCGAGGACCACCCCGAGGCGAACGTCGTCGTCCATCCCGAGTGCCGCCGCGAGGTCGTCGAGGCCGCCGACGTCGTCGGCTCGACGAGCACCATCTGCGAGACCGTCGCGAACGCCGACTCCGGCGAAACCTGGGCGATCGGTACCGAGATCCACCTGACGAACCACCTCCAGCGGTGGCACCCCGAGGTCGAGGTGCTGCCCCTCTGCGGCGAGGCCTGTATGGACTGCAACGCCATGCGCCAGATCGACCCCAACTACCTGACGTGGGTCCTCGAGGAACTCGTCGCGGGTCGCGAACGCAACGTGATCGAGGTCGCCCCGGAGGAGAAGGAACTCGCCGAGGTGGCGCTCGATCGAATGCTCGAGATCTAA
- the gfo6 gene encoding D-xylose 1-dehydrogenase Gfo6: MALEDAFDDFTRRDWAETTVDGTVRLAIVGIGGFARNRALPGIAAGEYCETTVLVTGSPDRARTIAEEFDVNHVIDYDAFRAGDHAETYDAVYVATPNATHGEYAIAAAEHGKHVLCEKPLETTVERAEEIVDTCRDNGVALMTAYRLQTEPVVRRTRELVQNGAIGTVVQVHGAFSHPLLEHTGPETWRLDPDLAGGGALVDLGVYPLNTTRYLLGCEPTAVYATTHSSGGPFAAVDEHVAFQLEFSTDATASCTASFDAHASSQLELVGTNGKIAIASPFGGVVPQDIVVESGEMRMEYTGPPVDEVREEFDYFGYCVLTDTDPEPDGADGVADLHAIEAAYESAETGRRIDLE; this comes from the coding sequence ATGGCACTCGAGGACGCGTTCGACGACTTCACGCGCCGCGACTGGGCGGAGACGACCGTCGACGGCACGGTTCGGCTCGCTATCGTCGGAATCGGGGGCTTCGCCCGCAACCGCGCGCTCCCCGGAATCGCCGCGGGGGAGTACTGCGAGACGACCGTGCTGGTCACGGGGTCGCCCGATCGCGCGCGAACGATCGCCGAGGAGTTCGACGTCAACCACGTCATCGACTACGACGCGTTTCGGGCCGGCGATCACGCGGAGACGTACGACGCGGTCTACGTCGCGACGCCGAACGCGACCCACGGCGAGTACGCGATCGCCGCCGCCGAGCACGGCAAACACGTCCTCTGCGAGAAGCCGCTCGAGACGACGGTCGAGCGCGCCGAGGAGATCGTCGACACCTGCCGAGACAACGGCGTCGCGCTGATGACCGCCTACCGGCTGCAGACGGAGCCGGTGGTCCGCCGAACGCGCGAACTCGTCCAGAATGGGGCCATCGGGACCGTCGTCCAGGTTCACGGCGCCTTCTCGCACCCGTTGCTGGAACACACCGGGCCGGAGACGTGGCGGCTCGATCCCGATCTCGCCGGCGGCGGCGCGCTGGTCGATCTCGGCGTCTACCCGCTGAACACCACTCGATACCTCCTCGGGTGCGAGCCGACCGCGGTCTACGCGACGACCCACTCGAGCGGCGGCCCGTTCGCGGCCGTCGACGAACACGTCGCCTTCCAACTCGAGTTTTCGACGGACGCGACGGCCTCCTGTACGGCGAGTTTCGACGCCCACGCGAGCAGCCAACTCGAGCTAGTCGGGACCAACGGCAAGATCGCGATCGCGTCGCCGTTCGGGGGCGTCGTCCCGCAGGATATCGTCGTCGAGAGCGGCGAGATGCGGATGGAGTACACCGGGCCGCCGGTCGACGAGGTGCGCGAGGAGTTCGACTACTTCGGCTACTGCGTGCTGACCGACACCGATCCCGAACCCGACGGCGCGGACGGCGTGGCGGATCTACACGCGATCGAGGCGGCCTACGAGTCAGCCGAGACCGGACGGCGGATCGACCTCGAGTGA
- a CDS encoding lamin tail domain-containing protein encodes MNRRTVIAASASGIVAGVGGCLAPLERRNPSAGTDDGVRILGVYAADADRDFIDGPYIALENGADEPRTVSGYVVEYPADRRYRISDLTLEAGAQLAVIHEYGADSTLLSSPPVYLRYTGGESDEDTGAAGSSLEPDGTVRVKDPTGAVVAEARYEAFGCDGGTATTAAGDELECRHGG; translated from the coding sequence GTGAACCGGCGCACCGTCATCGCGGCGAGCGCGTCCGGCATTGTCGCGGGAGTCGGCGGCTGCCTCGCACCGCTCGAGCGCCGGAACCCGTCCGCCGGGACGGACGACGGCGTGCGTATCCTCGGCGTCTACGCGGCCGACGCGGATCGTGACTTCATCGACGGCCCGTATATCGCCCTCGAGAACGGCGCCGACGAACCCCGAACCGTCTCCGGATACGTCGTCGAGTATCCCGCCGATCGTCGGTACCGAATTTCGGACCTGACGCTCGAGGCGGGGGCGCAACTCGCAGTCATCCACGAATACGGAGCCGATTCGACCCTGCTCTCGAGCCCACCGGTCTACCTCCGGTATACGGGCGGTGAAAGCGACGAAGACACCGGTGCGGCAGGGTCCAGCCTCGAGCCGGACGGAACCGTCCGCGTCAAGGACCCAACTGGTGCCGTCGTGGCCGAAGCCCGCTACGAGGCGTTCGGGTGCGACGGCGGGACCGCGACGACTGCGGCGGGCGACGAACTCGAGTGCCGACACGGAGGGTAG
- a CDS encoding DUF2267 domain-containing protein, with the protein MASDTSYTDFVGEVQHRIEAGRQAEAVRTTRAVLETLGERIGEGAATDIASPLPMEIDRYLLEADHGQQFDFDEFVTRVHERLNYEDLDLETGYGRPSGIDESDAVFRAKAVVALLNEQVPGGEMGNIEAQLPEEYGELFELVDAETTPWEQQQG; encoded by the coding sequence ATGGCGTCCGATACGAGCTACACCGATTTCGTGGGCGAAGTACAGCACCGCATCGAAGCCGGCCGACAGGCCGAAGCCGTCCGCACGACGCGGGCCGTCCTCGAGACGCTCGGCGAACGGATCGGCGAGGGCGCCGCGACGGACATCGCGAGCCCGCTGCCGATGGAGATCGATCGCTACCTGCTCGAGGCCGACCACGGCCAGCAGTTCGACTTCGACGAGTTCGTCACCCGCGTCCACGAGCGGCTGAACTACGAGGATCTGGACCTCGAGACCGGCTACGGCCGGCCGTCGGGAATCGATGAATCCGACGCGGTGTTCCGAGCCAAGGCGGTCGTGGCGCTGCTGAACGAGCAGGTTCCCGGCGGCGAGATGGGCAACATCGAAGCCCAGCTCCCCGAGGAGTACGGCGAACTGTTCGAACTCGTCGACGCCGAGACGACGCCCTGGGAGCAGCAACAGGGATAG
- a CDS encoding HalOD1 output domain-containing protein → MNSVLDDHDRALVHRTHFDPSAPDQLLDAIVTAIATVADRDPASIPPLVEATDTGALEALVNHARTTGSVIDATAVVEGLDVRVVSDGRISIYDRPGADAVTAALPQPSAQSASASGVETAHDSGTDAERN, encoded by the coding sequence ATGAACTCCGTTCTCGACGATCACGATCGGGCGCTCGTCCACCGCACTCACTTCGATCCGTCCGCACCCGACCAACTGCTGGATGCGATCGTCACTGCGATCGCGACCGTCGCCGATCGGGACCCCGCGTCGATCCCGCCGCTGGTCGAGGCGACCGACACCGGCGCGCTCGAGGCACTGGTTAACCACGCGCGCACGACCGGGTCCGTGATTGACGCGACTGCCGTCGTCGAAGGATTGGACGTCCGGGTGGTGTCCGACGGTCGAATTTCGATCTACGATCGTCCCGGCGCGGATGCCGTGACGGCCGCGTTACCGCAGCCGTCGGCGCAGTCCGCCTCCGCATCCGGAGTCGAGACAGCACACGATTCCGGAACCGACGCCGAACGCAACTGA
- a CDS encoding helix-turn-helix domain-containing protein, translating to MSASRVIAELTLAHPELVLAPTIEAVPEVTAELEYQTIAGPGEYYLFFEVYGGDFDRFDRAIADDPTVSEPSIIIDGGDFRVYRMRLTSRERLVLPRAADLGMRVLRAESAPGGWAATLEVPDLDDLRAFRTYCRDEDVDVIVDRLYHADEGDGDSGGYGLTPVQRETLATAYDAGYFNEPRDASIADLADRLGVSSSAVSSRLRRGLRALVENTVRR from the coding sequence ATGAGCGCCTCGCGAGTCATCGCCGAACTCACGCTCGCCCATCCGGAGCTCGTGCTCGCACCGACGATCGAGGCCGTTCCCGAGGTGACCGCCGAACTCGAGTACCAGACGATCGCCGGGCCGGGCGAGTACTACCTCTTCTTCGAGGTGTACGGCGGCGATTTCGATCGCTTCGATCGGGCCATCGCCGACGATCCGACGGTGTCGGAGCCGTCGATCATCATCGACGGCGGCGACTTCCGCGTCTATCGGATGCGCCTGACGTCGCGGGAGCGACTCGTCTTGCCCCGCGCCGCGGACCTCGGCATGCGCGTCCTCCGCGCCGAGAGCGCACCCGGCGGCTGGGCGGCGACCCTCGAGGTGCCCGACCTCGACGACTTGCGGGCGTTTCGAACCTACTGCCGGGATGAGGACGTCGACGTTATCGTCGACCGGCTCTATCACGCCGACGAGGGCGATGGGGACTCGGGCGGCTACGGGTTGACGCCGGTTCAGCGGGAAACGCTCGCGACCGCGTACGATGCTGGCTACTTCAACGAGCCGCGGGACGCCTCGATCGCTGATCTCGCCGATCGGCTCGGCGTCTCGTCGTCCGCGGTGAGCAGCCGGCTCCGGCGGGGACTGCGTGCGCTCGTCGAGAACACCGTTCGCCGGTGA
- a CDS encoding amidohydrolase: MTEAADRLFTNAEIHSLTEPDTVYEAMAVRDGEIVRLADAYEVEFLDGVETEVIDCDGRVVLPGFIDAHTHMEQLGQHLVHADLSQADSAEECLELLGAEAERIVDDDASTDWILGFGYDESEWADRSSRLTRDDLDAVSEDRPVAALRVDLHTASLNSVALERLADDLPESDLHYQDGEPTGVAVEDAAEAVRRTITADREAMREVLEAATERAVELGVTGVHDKVRNSKAPRVYRELAADGALPLRVRIDYWSDHLESLVDVGLTTDAGGDLVQTGAIKSFSDGSLGSQTAKLREPYADADADAADGATGQWVVDPDELGDLVATADDEGFQLTVHAIGDEAIEETLTRLEDTADPAGSRHRIEHAELATDEQFERMADAGIVASMQPNFHRWADEGGLYDQRLGEERRKRTNRFRQALEAGAPLAFGSDCMPLDPLLGIHYAVNAPTEDQRLSVTEALRAYTFGAAYAGFDEDRLGTLEVGKRADLVVLEESPWEHPDRIDEIDVAMTVVDGEPVFDARDR, translated from the coding sequence ATGACCGAGGCCGCAGACCGCCTGTTTACGAACGCGGAGATCCATTCGCTGACGGAGCCCGATACCGTCTACGAAGCCATGGCCGTCCGCGACGGCGAAATCGTCCGTCTCGCGGACGCCTACGAGGTCGAGTTCCTCGACGGCGTCGAGACCGAGGTGATCGACTGCGACGGACGGGTCGTCTTGCCCGGCTTCATCGACGCCCACACGCACATGGAGCAACTCGGCCAGCACCTCGTCCACGCGGACCTTTCGCAGGCCGACAGCGCCGAGGAGTGCCTCGAGTTGCTCGGCGCCGAAGCCGAGCGAATCGTCGACGATGACGCGAGTACCGACTGGATCCTCGGCTTCGGCTACGACGAGAGCGAGTGGGCGGATCGCTCGAGCCGGCTCACCCGCGACGATCTCGACGCAGTGAGCGAGGATCGGCCGGTCGCCGCCCTGCGGGTCGACTTGCACACCGCCTCCTTGAATTCGGTCGCGCTCGAGCGGCTGGCGGACGATCTTCCGGAGTCGGACCTCCACTACCAGGACGGCGAGCCGACCGGCGTCGCCGTTGAGGACGCCGCCGAAGCGGTCAGACGGACGATCACGGCCGACCGCGAGGCGATGCGCGAGGTGCTCGAGGCGGCGACCGAGCGCGCGGTCGAACTCGGCGTCACCGGCGTCCACGACAAGGTTCGCAATTCGAAGGCGCCCCGCGTCTACCGCGAACTGGCCGCCGACGGCGCCCTCCCGCTGCGCGTGCGGATCGACTACTGGAGCGACCACCTCGAGAGCCTGGTCGACGTCGGGCTGACGACCGACGCCGGCGGCGACCTGGTGCAGACGGGCGCGATCAAGTCCTTCTCGGACGGCAGCCTGGGGAGCCAGACGGCGAAGCTCCGCGAACCCTACGCAGATGCGGACGCCGATGCCGCCGACGGCGCCACCGGCCAGTGGGTCGTCGATCCCGACGAACTCGGTGACCTCGTCGCGACCGCCGACGACGAAGGCTTCCAGCTTACCGTCCACGCTATCGGCGACGAAGCCATCGAAGAGACGCTGACGCGACTCGAGGACACCGCCGATCCCGCCGGGAGCCGCCACCGGATCGAACACGCCGAACTCGCGACCGACGAACAGTTCGAGCGCATGGCCGACGCGGGCATCGTCGCCTCGATGCAGCCGAACTTCCACCGGTGGGCCGACGAGGGCGGCCTCTACGACCAGCGACTCGGCGAGGAGCGACGCAAGCGGACCAACCGGTTCCGGCAAGCCCTCGAGGCGGGTGCCCCGCTCGCGTTCGGCTCGGACTGCATGCCGCTGGACCCGCTGCTGGGGATCCACTACGCGGTCAACGCACCGACCGAAGACCAGCGGCTCTCGGTGACCGAGGCGCTGCGCGCGTACACGTTCGGCGCCGCCTACGCCGGCTTCGACGAAGACCGGCTGGGGACCCTCGAGGTCGGCAAACGAGCGGATCTGGTCGTGCTCGAGGAGTCGCCGTGGGAGCATCCCGACCGAATCGACGAGATCGACGTGGCGATGACGGTCGTCGACGGAGAGCCGGTCTTCGACGCCCGAGACCGGTAG
- the hmgA gene encoding hydroxymethylglutaryl-CoA reductase (NADPH): MTSDSDSNSDPATLADRVQDGDLRIHELEEHADYDTAAEARRLLVERETDADLEAVGDYTFDAEQADPNIENMIGAAQVPMGVVGPVPIDGSAADGEHYLPLATTEGALLASVNRGLSVIRSSGGADARVTKNGMTRAPVFRVDGVAEAAEVVEWVNDNVAALREAAESTTSHGELIDVEPYVVGDSVYLRFAYDTKDAMGMNMATIATGEACEVVESETPADLVALSGNLCSDKKPAAVNAVEGRGRSVTADVVIPGELVEERLHTTADAIVEANTRKNLTGSAKAGSLGFNAHAANVVAAAFLATGQDEAQVVEGANAITTMDTRDSDGDGPADLYASVSLASLEVGTVGGGTKLPTQAEALDVLGLRGGGDPPGSNADALAEIIAVGALAGELSLLAALSSRHLASAHEDLGR, encoded by the coding sequence ATGACCAGCGATTCGGATTCGAATTCCGACCCGGCCACCCTCGCCGATCGGGTGCAGGACGGCGACCTCCGCATCCACGAGCTCGAGGAGCACGCCGACTACGACACCGCCGCCGAAGCCCGCCGGCTGCTCGTCGAACGGGAGACGGACGCCGACCTCGAGGCGGTCGGCGACTACACGTTCGACGCCGAGCAAGCGGACCCGAACATCGAGAACATGATCGGCGCGGCGCAGGTACCGATGGGCGTCGTCGGGCCCGTCCCCATCGACGGCAGTGCGGCGGACGGCGAGCACTACCTGCCGCTCGCGACGACCGAAGGCGCGCTGCTGGCCTCGGTCAACCGCGGGCTCTCCGTGATCCGCTCGTCGGGCGGCGCGGACGCTCGGGTGACGAAAAACGGCATGACGCGCGCACCGGTCTTCCGAGTCGACGGCGTCGCCGAGGCCGCCGAGGTCGTCGAGTGGGTCAACGACAACGTCGCGGCGCTGCGCGAGGCCGCCGAGTCCACGACCAGCCACGGCGAACTGATCGACGTCGAACCCTACGTCGTCGGCGACTCGGTCTACCTGCGCTTCGCCTACGACACCAAGGACGCGATGGGGATGAACATGGCCACGATCGCCACCGGCGAGGCCTGCGAGGTCGTCGAAAGCGAGACGCCGGCCGACCTCGTGGCGCTCTCGGGCAACCTCTGCTCGGACAAGAAACCCGCCGCGGTCAACGCCGTCGAGGGCCGTGGCCGCTCGGTTACCGCCGACGTCGTCATTCCCGGCGAACTCGTCGAGGAGCGCCTCCACACGACCGCCGATGCCATCGTCGAGGCCAACACCCGAAAGAACCTCACTGGGAGCGCCAAGGCCGGCAGCCTGGGTTTCAACGCTCACGCCGCCAACGTCGTCGCCGCGGCCTTCCTCGCGACCGGTCAGGACGAGGCCCAGGTCGTCGAGGGCGCGAACGCGATCACGACGATGGACACGCGCGATTCGGACGGCGACGGCCCCGCGGACCTCTACGCCAGCGTCTCGCTGGCCTCCCTCGAGGTCGGCACCGTCGGCGGCGGTACGAAACTCCCGACCCAGGCCGAGGCGCTGGACGTCCTCGGGCTGCGGGGCGGCGGCGACCCGCCGGGCTCGAACGCCGACGCGCTGGCCGAGATCATCGCCGTCGGCGCGCTCGCCGGCGAGCTCTCCCTGCTCGCGGCGCTATCCTCGCGCCATCTGGCGAGCGCTCACGAGGATCTCGGTCGGTAG
- a CDS encoding GNAT family N-acetyltransferase — MSLECTIRPAAPDETEAIFVVHVAAIIAHGPSAYTEKQVAAWAAKTDGTDRYAASIEDPSTEIVVAEVNERIVGFGELDVGNGEIESIFVDPDWGERGIGSSLLRHFEQRLRDEGFSRVRLRAALNAVGFYERRGYDPGERVTTRTTNDVALESRWMEKPI, encoded by the coding sequence GTGTCGCTGGAGTGTACGATTCGTCCCGCCGCACCCGACGAGACGGAGGCCATCTTCGTCGTTCACGTCGCGGCGATTATCGCCCACGGCCCCTCAGCGTACACCGAGAAACAAGTTGCGGCGTGGGCCGCGAAGACGGACGGAACCGATAGATACGCGGCCTCGATCGAAGATCCGTCGACTGAAATCGTCGTCGCAGAGGTCAACGAGCGTATCGTCGGCTTCGGCGAACTCGACGTCGGAAACGGCGAGATCGAATCTATTTTCGTCGATCCCGACTGGGGCGAACGCGGGATCGGGTCGTCGCTCCTCCGCCACTTCGAGCAGCGGCTCCGCGACGAGGGATTTAGCCGTGTTCGGCTCCGAGCCGCGCTCAACGCGGTGGGCTTTTACGAACGCCGGGGATACGACCCCGGCGAGCGAGTAACGACGCGGACGACGAACGACGTCGCTCTCGAGTCGCGCTGGATGGAGAAGCCGATCTGA
- a CDS encoding DUF5817 domain-containing protein, with translation MYAVVGCSECSNLWIIEGRSETTQCPRCGARKAYEKRKKFVETDDASHARDVRASMLANRQGEGEAFAELDSFDALEDEVADGVVDDDEYLEQSGLDVEAVEAAGDRDPRGPTRSGSKKEIIRDALRELERPTEDEVVEYAGERGVSAEDVRTGLEKLTRRGDVSESRGRYRLL, from the coding sequence ATGTACGCCGTCGTCGGCTGTAGCGAGTGTTCGAACCTCTGGATCATCGAAGGGCGATCGGAGACGACCCAGTGTCCCCGCTGTGGCGCCCGGAAGGCCTACGAGAAGCGCAAGAAGTTCGTCGAGACCGACGACGCGAGCCACGCCCGCGACGTGCGCGCCTCGATGCTCGCGAACCGCCAGGGCGAGGGCGAGGCCTTCGCCGAACTGGACTCGTTCGACGCCTTAGAGGACGAGGTCGCCGACGGCGTCGTCGACGACGACGAGTACCTCGAGCAGTCCGGACTGGACGTCGAGGCGGTCGAAGCCGCCGGCGACCGCGATCCGCGCGGGCCGACCCGCAGCGGGAGCAAGAAGGAAATCATCCGGGACGCGCTGCGGGAACTCGAGCGGCCGACGGAGGACGAGGTGGTCGAGTACGCCGGCGAGCGCGGCGTTTCTGCCGAGGACGTTCGGACGGGACTCGAGAAACTGACGCGACGCGGCGACGTGAGCGAGAGTCGCGGGCGGTACCGACTGCTCTAA
- a CDS encoding GAF domain-containing protein, translating into MDSDQRVSSVASTIDADDGLTAVEATSVDAATETLADEPVVGVVTAYELEDGTGMDVVDALRAEAPQTPCVLFTDVSPADIDTESFEEVIVEYLNRDLPDADDRLGFVVNDVIDHSAQVGFLAPDDEDERLETLEEYDIDELPIEESFDRLTDLIADHFDVAVSFIGLIEEDEENFLACTGADWDSLTREDTMCTHSMLQEDVMVVEDIADDKRFNRNAQLENLGIVSYAGANMTAPNGQVIGQVCVLDHEARGYSPAERETLQQYAATAMEILELRQTVRESRATATDAPAGAGTGAEAEVDR; encoded by the coding sequence GTGGATTCTGACCAACGCGTCTCGTCGGTCGCGTCGACGATCGATGCGGACGACGGACTGACCGCGGTCGAGGCTACGTCGGTCGACGCGGCGACCGAAACGCTCGCGGACGAGCCGGTCGTCGGCGTCGTGACCGCCTACGAACTCGAGGACGGGACCGGCATGGACGTCGTCGACGCGCTGCGCGCGGAGGCGCCGCAGACGCCCTGCGTCCTCTTTACGGACGTCTCGCCCGCCGATATCGATACCGAATCGTTCGAGGAAGTGATCGTCGAGTACCTCAACCGCGACCTGCCCGACGCCGACGATCGGCTGGGCTTCGTCGTCAACGACGTGATCGATCACAGCGCGCAGGTCGGCTTCCTCGCGCCGGACGACGAGGACGAGCGCCTCGAGACGCTCGAGGAGTACGATATCGACGAACTGCCGATCGAGGAGAGCTTCGACCGGCTGACCGACCTGATCGCGGACCACTTCGACGTCGCGGTCTCCTTTATCGGGCTGATCGAGGAGGACGAGGAGAACTTCCTGGCTTGCACCGGCGCCGACTGGGACTCGCTGACCCGCGAGGATACCATGTGCACCCACAGCATGCTTCAGGAGGACGTGATGGTCGTCGAAGACATCGCCGACGACAAGCGGTTCAACCGGAACGCGCAACTCGAGAACCTGGGAATCGTCTCCTACGCCGGCGCGAACATGACCGCGCCGAACGGGCAGGTCATCGGCCAGGTCTGCGTGCTCGACCACGAAGCGCGGGGCTACTCGCCGGCCGAGCGGGAGACGCTCCAACAGTACGCCGCGACGGCGATGGAGATCCTCGAGCTTCGCCAGACCGTCCGAGAGAGCCGCGCGACGGCGACGGACGCGCCGGCGGGTGCCGGTACCGGTGCAGAGGCGGAGGTGGACCGATGA
- a CDS encoding cupin domain-containing protein, translating to MERTSLSDLEIAEAADGVHLALMAGTESMNVQHFEIEAGATVEEHSHPHEQTGFIYEGELTFLTDGEELTCGPGDSYAIPGDQPHAAENRGDKPVRGVDIFSPPRENPSWQGE from the coding sequence ATGGAGCGGACATCGCTTTCCGACCTCGAGATCGCGGAGGCAGCCGACGGCGTCCACCTGGCGCTGATGGCCGGCACCGAGTCGATGAACGTCCAGCACTTCGAGATCGAAGCCGGCGCGACGGTCGAGGAGCACAGCCACCCCCACGAGCAGACCGGGTTCATCTACGAAGGGGAACTAACCTTCCTGACCGACGGCGAGGAGCTCACCTGCGGCCCCGGCGATTCCTACGCGATTCCGGGGGACCAGCCCCACGCGGCCGAGAACCGCGGCGACAAACCGGTCCGGGGCGTCGACATCTTCAGCCCGCCGCGGGAGAATCCGAGTTGGCAAGGGGAGTAG